Proteins encoded within one genomic window of Paracoccus aminophilus JCM 7686:
- a CDS encoding methylenetetrahydrofolate reductase, whose translation MTQIPDFRARPYSIELTPAVLAKTPDLSASLPPGTRVYLAHLGGGPIAEMVAAARRIAEAGFPVMPHFPAREIADARTLADWIARYQGEADVREALLIAGGRAAPVGDYHSSLQLLESGAFQKAGFRRLHIAGHPEGNTDIDPKGGFAQTDAALRLKSAFAGGGTEMAIVTQFVFEAVPVMDWVRRLRGQGIDLPIHLGVPGPAKLQSLLRFALSCGIGPSVRVLRRRARDLTRLLLPYEANELIEDLSQLDLGAAQGIAQLHLFPFGGVKPAADWAARVLR comes from the coding sequence ATGACCCAAATTCCCGACTTCCGCGCCCGGCCCTATTCGATCGAACTGACCCCGGCGGTTCTGGCGAAAACCCCTGATCTGAGCGCGAGCCTTCCGCCCGGCACGCGGGTCTATCTCGCGCATCTCGGCGGCGGGCCGATTGCCGAGATGGTCGCCGCCGCGCGCCGCATCGCCGAGGCCGGTTTCCCGGTCATGCCGCATTTCCCCGCGCGCGAGATTGCTGATGCCCGCACGCTCGCCGATTGGATCGCGCGCTATCAGGGCGAGGCCGATGTGCGCGAGGCGCTTCTGATCGCGGGCGGGCGGGCGGCACCGGTCGGCGATTACCATTCGAGCCTACAACTGCTCGAAAGCGGCGCCTTCCAGAAAGCGGGGTTTCGCCGGCTCCATATCGCGGGCCATCCCGAGGGGAATACCGACATCGACCCCAAGGGCGGCTTTGCCCAGACCGACGCGGCCCTGCGCCTGAAATCCGCGTTTGCGGGCGGTGGGACCGAGATGGCGATTGTCACGCAATTCGTCTTCGAGGCCGTTCCGGTCATGGATTGGGTGCGTCGCCTGCGCGGACAAGGGATTGATTTGCCGATCCATTTGGGCGTGCCCGGACCCGCGAAGCTGCAAAGCCTGCTGCGCTTCGCGCTCTCTTGCGGGATCGGCCCCTCGGTCCGGGTTCTGCGCCGCCGCGCGCGTGATCTGACCCGGCTTTTGCTGCCCTATGAAGCCAATGAACTGATCGAGGATCTGTCGCAGCTGGATTTGGGTGCCGCGCAAGGCATCGCGCAGCTGCACCTTTTCCCCTTCGGCGGCGTCAAGCCTGCCGCGGATTGGGCGGCGCGGGTTCTGCGCTGA